TGCCCGGCCCGATTTCAAGGACACGCTCGGCGGCCTGTAGCTTTTCGAGCGTTCGGGCCGTCATTCCAGCGTTATTGACGTTCATATGTTCGCCCGTCTGGATGCCTTCGTCCCCTTCCGGGCAACGCAGCTGGCGGGCGAGTTCTTTCAGGTGTTCAACTTTCTCGTGGTGATTCATGGCTGATTGAATCGGTTATTAAAGCTAAATGCAGCAGAGGATAAGGCTTTCCCATCCCATCTACCTCCGACCGACCGATGCGGACGAAGCCCAGGTGCTCGTAAAAAGCCAGTGCCTGGGGATTCTGTTCGTTGACGTCAACCGTAGTAGCCTGCTTATGGGTAATCGCGTGACGTAACAATTGTTTTCCTAGGCCCTTGCCGCGGGCGTCTGGGTGCAGAAAAAGCATTTCAACCTTCTGTTCGGCAACGCCCACGAAGCCCAGGATTTTGCCCACTTCGTTCCGGGCGGCGGTCAGATCGACCATCGCCAGAAATTCATTCAGAATCAAAGGTCTGAATGCTTGAATGTCGGCTTCGGAAAGAAAATCATGGGTGGCCCGGACGGAAGCTTCCCAAACGTCCGTGAGTTCGGAATAGTCGGCAGGAAGAACGGTAGTTAGAGTGATTGCCATTGGATTGCGGTTGATCTGTACGGTTGCAGGCGTTCAAAGATAGAAAACCCCGGAAGCCTGAAGTTTTTATTTTTCTGGAAGAATGTTACAGGTTTCCTGAATTAGCTGCAACAATCTTTAAAAGGGATAATTAATCTCTAACCCCGGAGGGATTCCATCTGAATAGCCATGTATGAAACCGATGGCCAACAGCCCTGATCTTCGGAACATGAAGTAATACATTATAGATACCCCACCCCTTGTTAACCTCAACCATTCTTTTTTCCCAACTCTACTGTGGAAAAGGCCGACTTATGCAACTACCCAGGAAAGTACCAAAGGTATGGGGTAGCGGGAAGGCTTCAGGGATTGCTGCGAATGGCTATCGATCCGGTAAATCCCAGTACTTACCCTCGCCCCCGGTACCGAAACGCATTCAATCTATTCTATTCGGCTATGACCTTCCGGAAAATTAATAACTGGTTGCATTTATGGTTGGGCTTAGGCTCCGGAATCATCGTTTTTATCGTCTGTATCACGGCCTGTATTTGGGTGTTCAACGAAGAAATTACGTCTCTGCTGGAGCCGGAAAGCAATGTCCCCCAGCAGGAAAACCCGGTTCTCACGCCTTCGCAGGTACAGACCGTTATTGCCGCGATTCTTCCCGGTAAGGACGTCACCTACGCTTCCTACCAGCAGGACAAAGCCATTGAAGTCGGCGTGGGGCCCTGGGAGGGCGAGCATTATACCTTTAAAATGCACCCCTATACCGGAACCATCATTCGTCAGCAGGTACATCAGAAAGACGAAGCAGATTTTTTCCGCATCATCTTAAATGGCCATCGCTTCCTGTGGTTGCCCTGGGAAATCGGTCGTCCCATCGTGAATTATGCGACACTGATCTTTGTCCTCGAACTCATTACCGGACTAGTTTGGTGGTATCCCAAAAAATGGAGCAAAAGCACCGTGGAAAAAAGCTTTACCATCAAATGGGGAGCATCCTTCAAACGCGTCAACCTCG
This portion of the Siphonobacter curvatus genome encodes:
- a CDS encoding acetyltransferase; its protein translation is MAITLTTVLPADYSELTDVWEASVRATHDFLSEADIQAFRPLILNEFLAMVDLTAARNEVGKILGFVGVAEQKVEMLFLHPDARGKGLGKQLLRHAITHKQATTVDVNEQNPQALAFYEHLGFVRIGRSEVDGMGKPYPLLHLALITDSISHESPRES